A DNA window from Paralichthys olivaceus isolate ysfri-2021 chromosome 3, ASM2471397v2, whole genome shotgun sequence contains the following coding sequences:
- the LOC138407197 gene encoding uncharacterized protein, with translation MSENRVFEITEGVLIPSPTTNYQVQKYLGSGAYGVVMLCRNVTTNETVALKMIRSTEDIDSEDEEAILQIMKELHSDRFNIIQMKESFTFKGYCCLVFEHLDMDLAKFMKINPGQHLQLKQIRPILQQLATSLDFLKSAGIIHTDLKPDNIMLVDHVRQPLKVKVIDFGLACNDPEEMMGEIIQCLWYMAPEILYDNPFSGAIDIWSLGCLAAELFMGVPLFPACNEADLMSRIGNAARDPLHEGNSRPHAFWPRHLIESRFVATHPFWGDEAMAEYCDMEWFMDLLSRMLMINQYERITPSGILQHPFITMSHLQGSSSPYAKSCKDLMDMCQDQSSDDGGHGDQVILQKSLNEDSSSSTAGPAKEGSPAGIRDEKHSFSQTTTITRAKKRKMNAGCGNRPEDSQGKIRSERLAATGKGTSGETSPLKSQRKRKRHDPTSNGNPSKKKRKVGLKKELKDRGNKSEAAPSNSGQVHCLKKRKRDEEELPELDKTCPGKRKRVKLGCRELKTGVRRMKKIIFNLFILKCCLINVFQTV, from the exons atgtctgaaaacagggTGTTTGAAATAACTGAAGGAGTCCTGATCCCCTCCCCCACTACAAATTACCAGGTTCAGAAATACCTGGGAAGTGGCGCGTATGGAGTGGTCATGCTATGCAGGAATGTGACCACCAATGAAACCGTGGCTTTAAAAATGATCAGAAGCACGGAAGACATTGACAGTGAGGACGAGGAGGCCATCCTACAAATCATGAAGGAGCTCCACTCAGACAGGTTCAACATCATCCAAATGAAGGAGTCATTCACCTTCAAGGGATATTGCTGTCTTGTGTTTGAGCACCTGGATATGGACCTGGCCAAATTCATGAAGATCAACCCGGGTCAGCACCTTCAGCTGAAGCAGATCCGCCCCAttctgcagcag CTGGCTACATCCTTGGACTTTCTGAAAAGCGCAGGGATCATTCATACAGATTTGAAGCCAGACAACATCATGTTGGTGGATCACGTCAGGCAGCCACTCAAAGTTAAAGTCATTGACTTTGGCTTAGCCTGCAATGATCCTGAGGAGATGATGGGTGAAATCATCCAGTGCTTGTGGTACAT GGCTCCTGAGATTCTGTATGACAATCCTTTCAGCGGGGCCATCGACATATGGTCTCTAGGCTGCCTTGCTGCCGAGCTGTTTATGGGCGTACCGCTGTTCCCCGCGTGTAATGAGGCTGATTTG ATGAGTCGAATTGGGAATGCCGCTAGAGATCCACTGCATGAAGGAAATTCCCGACCACACGCGTTCTGGCCAAGACACTTGATAGAAAGCAGATTTGTG GCGACTCATCCGTTCTGGGGAGACGAAGCCATGGCTGAATACTGTGACATGGAGTGGTTTATGGACCTGCTGTCACGGATGCTGATGATTAATCAGTATGAAAGAATTACCCCCAGCGGAATTCTGCAGCATCCGTTCATCACCATGAGCCACCTTCAGGGTTCATCCAGCCCCTA TGCAAAATCGTGTAAGGATCTGATGGACATGTGCCAGGATCAGAGCTCTGATGATGGAGGACATGGAGACCAGGTGATCCTGCAAAAGTCCCTGAACGAGGACTCCTCCAGCAGCACTGCTGGCCCAGCCAAGGAGGGCAGCCCCGCTGGGATTAGAGATGAGAAGCATTCTTTCTCGCagaccaccaccatcaccagggcaaaaaaaagaaaaatgaatgcaggGTGTGGTAACAG ACCAGAAGACTCCCAAGGCAAGATCAGGAGTGAACGACTAGCAGCCACTGGAAAAGGCACAAGTGGCGAAACAAGCCCTCTAAAGTcccagaggaagagaaagaggcatGATCCCACATCCAATGGCAACCCCtcaaaaaagaagagaaaggtgGGCCTCAAAAAAGAGCTGAAAGACAGGGGCAACAAGTCAGAGGCTGCCCCCTCCAACTCAGGCCAGGTTCATTGCCTCAAGAAAAGGAAGAGGGACGAAGAGGAGTTGCCAGAGTTGGACAAAACCTGCccagggaagagaaagagggtaAAACTTGGCTGTAGAGAACTCAAGACTGGAGTGAggagaatgaaaaaaattatttttaatttatttattttgaaatgttgcctTATTAACGTTTTCCAAACAGTTTGA
- the osbpl9 gene encoding oxysterol-binding protein-related protein 9 isoform X12, translating into MVESIKHCIVLLQIAKDQSNEQQHANGLISTINPVDGIFQPTLDTPVVNTTMPTQTTLPTDASQVCKSDQRPSTLPVGPVVTVMGSLQTPTPNSTGSGPSGPSSGVTSPALIPLPSHSVPDFSYSSSEDEFYDADEFYQSTTSPKHCIDPSGPAAAQPLSNEDTALKRPDTTESLNSSMSNGTTEADPFDSHDDRDDDGEGESVEEHKSVIMHLLSQVRLGMDLTKVVLPTFILERRSLLEMYADFFAHPDLFVSIAEQPEPRERMVQVVKWYLSAFHAGRKGSVAKKPYNPILGEVFYCHWDLPTEAEEPSPPTETISEGPVPWSSSNSVCFVAEQVSHHPPISAFYAECLNKKIQFNAHIWTKSKFLGMSIGVHNIGQGCVSCLEHDEHYILNFPNGYGRSILTVPWVELGGECNISCSKSGYSANIVFHTKPFYGGKKHRITAEIFAPNDKKSYCSIEGEWNGVMYAKWATGENTVFIDTKRIGIIKKKVRKLEDQLDYESRRLWRDVTLNLKLKDIDSATDAKHRLEEKQRAEARERKENEQQWETRLFHEDGECWVYDEPLLKRLVSQRQ; encoded by the exons GACCAAAGTAACGAACAGCAACACGCAAACGGACTTATA AGCACCATCAACCCAGTGGATGGGATCTTCCAGCCAACTCTGGACACTCCTGTAGTCAACACCACGATGCCAACACAGACTACACTACCAACAG ACGCTTCTCAGGTGTGTAAATCAGACCAACGACCTTCCACGTTACCTGTTGGTCCCGTTGTCACGGTGATGGGCAGTCTGCAAACCCCAACTCCCAACAGCACAG GGAGTGGTCCATCAGGCCCCAGCAGTGGCGTCACTTCCCCGGCTCTCATCCCCCTGCCCTCGCACTCTGTGCCAGATTTCTCCTATTCCTCCAGCGAGGATGAATTCTACGACGCTGATGAATTTTACCAGAGCACCACTTCCCCCAAACACTGCATAGA TCCCTCAGGGCCTGCAGCCGCCCAACCCCTCTCTAATGAAGACACGGCATTGAAACGACCAGACACCACCGAGTCCCTCAACTCGTCCATGTCCAATGGAACTACAGAAGCag ATCCGTTTGATAGCCATGACGAccgtgatgatgatggagagggCGAGTCGGTGGAGGAGCACAAGAGCGTCATCATGCATCTGCTGTCACAAGTTCGTTTGGGCATGGACCTCACAAAG GTTGTCCTGCCAACCTTCATCCTAGAGAGGAGATCTTTGTTAGAAATGTACGCAGACTTCTTTGCACATCCCGACTTATTTGTAAG TATCGCTGAGCAGCCGGAGCCCCGGGAGCGCATGGTTCAGGTGGTGAAGTGGTACCTGTCTGCCTTCCATGCAGGGAGGAAAGGCTCAGTGGCCAAGAAACCTTACAATCCAATCCTGGGAGAAGTTTTCTACTGCCACTGGGATCTGcccacagaggcagaggagccCTCCCCACCCACA GAGACAATATCAGAGGGTCCTGTTCCCTGGTCTTCAtccaacagtgtgtgttttgtggcaGAGCAGGTCTCTCACCACCCACCCA TTTCTGCATTCTACGCAGAGTGTTTAAATAAGAAGATCCAGTTCAACGCTCACATATGGACTAAGTCAAAGTTCTTAGGCATGTCCATAGGTGTGCACAACATCGGCCAAG gcTGTGTATCGTGTTTGGAGCATGATGAACATTACATCCTCAACTTCCCTAATGGATAcggcag GTCGATTCTGACCGTGCCGTGGGTGGAGCTGGGCGGGGAGTGCAACATCTCCTGCTCCAAGTCGGGCTACAGCGCAAACATAGTGTTCCACACCAAACCCTTCTACGGAGGGAAGAAGCACAGGATCACTGCTGAGATTTT TGCACCTAATGATAAGAAGTCTTACTGCTCCATTGAAGGGGAATGGAATGGAGTGATGTACGCCAAGTGGGCGACTGGA GAGAACACAGTGTTCATCGACACTAAGAGGATAGGTATCATCaagaagaaagtgagaaagCTGGAAGACCAGCTTGATTACGAGTCCAGAAG ATTGTGGAGAGATGTGACGCTGAACCTGAAACTGAAAGACATCGATTCAGCAACAGACGCCAAACACCGGTTGGAGGAAAAGCAGCGAGCTGAAGCacgagagaggaaggagaacgAGCAGCAGTGGGAGACGAGG ctatTCCACGAGGACGGCGAGTGCTGGGTCTACGACGAGCCTCTATTAAAGAGATTAGTCTCTCAGAGGCAATGA
- the LOC138407198 gene encoding homeodomain-interacting protein kinase 3-like, translating to MSENRVFEITEGVLIPSPTTNYQVQKYLGRGSYGVVMQCKNVTTNETVALKMIRSTEDIDSEDEEAILQIMKELHSDRFNIIQMKESFTFKGYCCLVFEHLDMDLAKFMKINPGQHLQLKQIRPILQQLATSLDFLKSAGIIHTDLKPNNIMLVDHVRQPLKVKVIDFGLACNNPEDMTGEINQCLWYMAPEILYDNPFSGAIDIWSLGCLAAELFMGVPLFPACNEADLMSRIGNAARDPLHEGNSRPHAFWPRHLIESRFVATHPFWGDEAMAEYCDMEWFMDLLSRMLMINQYERITPSGILQHPFITMSHLQGSSSPYAKSCKDLMDMCQDQSSDDGGHGDQVILQKSLNEDSSSSTAGPAKEGSPAGMRDEKHSFSQTTTITRA from the exons atgtctgaaaacagggTGTTTGAAATAACTGAAGGAGTCCTGATCCCCTCCCCCACTACAAATTACCAGGTTCAGAAATACCTGGGCAGGGGCTCCTATGGAGTGGTCATGCAATGCAAGAATGTGACCACCAATGAAACCGTGGCTTTAAAAATGATCAGAAGCACGGAAGACATTGACAGTGAGGACGAGGAGGCCATCCTACAAATCATGAAGGAGCTCCACTCAGACAGGTTCAACATCATCCAAATGAAGGAGTCATTCACCTTCAAGGGATATTGCTGTCTTGTGTTTGAGCACCTGGATATGGACCTGGCCAAATTCATGAAGATCAACCCGGGTCAGCACCTTCAGCTGAAGCAGATCCGCCCCAttctgcagcag CTGGCTACATCCTTGGACTTTCTGAAAAGTGCAGGGATCATTCATACAGATTTGAAGCCAAACAACATCATGTTGGTGGATCACGTCAGGCAGCCACTCAAAGTTAAAGTCATTGACTTTGGCTTAGCCTGCAATAATCCTGAGGACATGACGGGTGAAATCAACCAGTGCTTGTGGTACAT GGCTCCTGAGATTCTGTATGACAATCCTTTCAGCGGGGCCATCGACATATGGTCTCTAGGCTGCCTTGCTGCCGAGTTGTTTATGGGCGTACCACTGTTCCCCGCGTGTAATGAGGCTGATTTG ATGAGTCGAATTGGGAATGCCGCTAGAGATCCACTGCATGAAGGAAATTCTCGACCACATGCGTTCTGGCCAAGACACTTGATAGAAAGCAGATTTGTG GCGACTCATCCGTTCTGGGGAGACGAAGCCATGGCTGAATACTGTGACATGGAGTGGTTTATGGACCTGCTGTCACGGATGCTGATGATTAATCAGTATGAAAGAATTACCCCCAGCGGAATTCTGCAGCATCCGTTCATCACCATGAGCCACCTTCAGGGTTCATCCAGCCCCTA TGCAAAATCGTGTAAGGATCTGATGGACATGTGCCAGGATCAGAGCTCTGATGATGGAGGACATGGAGACCAGGTGATCCTGCAAAAGTCCCTGAACGAGGACTCCTCCAGCAGCACTGCCGGCCCAGCCAAGGAGGGCAGCCCTGCTGGGATGAGAGATGAGAAGCATTCTTTCTCGCagaccaccaccatcaccagggcataa
- the tor3a gene encoding torsin-3A → MLVRWLLPLLGALSAQADFFHLDSISNVSSYYFNYIYCNIWEGECQPNQDDATQQVPTRDLWAGFPQDYISLLHHWYCSLGQCCESGDCRITNNITGLARDLQTRLHGQHLAQSVVLKAIQGFINNPESNKPLTLSFHGWSGTGKNFVARIIADNLYRDGVKSECVRLFIAPFHFPHARLVDTYKGQLREAIRDMVLRCPQTLFIFDEAEKLHPGLIDAIKPYMDHYDNVDGVTYRRALFLFLSNIGGATINDVALDFWHSGQNREDIGMEDLEHRLRTETMESQGGFAQSELMSGHLIDFYVPFLPLEYRHVKLCARDAYTARGLETDEATLDEVAKAMLYVPKEERLFSAQGCKSIPQRINFFLP, encoded by the exons ATGTTGGTGCGGtggctgctgcctctgctgggGGCTCTGTCCGCACAGGCAGATTTCTTCCACCTCGACAGCATCTCCAACGTGTCCAGCTACTATTTCAATTACATTTACTGTAACATCTGGGAGGGGGAGTGTCAGCCCAACCAGGACGATGCTACTCAGCAAG TTCCAACCCGGGACCTGTGGGCAGGTTTTCCTCAGGACTACATCAGCCTGCTGCATCACTGGTACTGTAGCCTGGGCCAGTGCTGTGAGTCTGGAGACTGCAGGATAACCAACAACATCACAG GTCTGGCAAGGGACCTTCAGACGAGGCTCCACGGGCAGCACCTGGCTCAGTCCGTGGTCCTGAAAGCCATCCAGGGTTTTATCAACAACCCAGAGTCCAACAAGCCgctcaccctctcctttcatGGCTGGTCCGGCACGGGCAAGAACTTTGTGGCCCGGATCATTGCTGATAACCTGTATCGTGACGGGGTCAAGAGTGAGTGTGTCCGACTGTTCATCGCCCCGTTCCACTTCCCACACGCCAGACTGGTGGACACGTACAAG GGACAGCTTCGAGAAGCCATCAGGGACATGGTGTTGCGTTGCCCTCAGACTCTGTTCATCTTCGACGAGGCTGAGAAGCTTCACCCAGGCCTCATCGATGCTATCAAGCCCTACATGGATCACTATGACAACGTGGATGGGGTTACCTACCGTAGagccctcttcctcttcctcag TAATATTGGTGGGGCAACAATCAATGATGTAGCACTGGACTTTTGGCACTCAGGTCAAAATCGAGAAGACATTGGAATGGAAGATCTGGAGCATCGACTACGAACTGAAACGATGGAATCTCAAG GTGGGTTTGCACAGAGCGAGCTGATGTCCGGCCACCTGATCGACTTCTACGTGCCCTTCTTGCCTCTGGAGTACCGCCACGTGAAGCTCTGTGCACGGGATGCCTACACAGCCCGAGGTCTGGAGACAGACGAAGCTACGTTGGATGAGGTGGCCAAGGCGATGCTGTATGTCCCTAAAGAGGAGAGACTGTTCTCAGCACAGGGATGCAAGTCCATACCCCAGAGGATCAACTTCTTTCTCCCCtag
- the calr gene encoding calreticulin, with amino-acid sequence MTALPLLLLLAVSAASVLAESSVYLREQFEDGDAWTSRWVESKHKSDYGKFVLTAGKFYGDAEKDKGLQTSQDARFYALSTRFDDVSNQGQSLVIQFTVKHEQSIDCGGGYIKLFPSSLSQEGMHGDSVYNIMFGPDICGPGTKKVHVIFNYKGKNHLINKDIRCKDDEYSHLYTLIVNPDNTYEVKIDNKKVESGNLEDDWDFLPPKQIKDPEAKKPEDWDDREKIPDPDDKKPEDWDKPENIPDPDAKKPDDWDDEMDGEWEPPMVTNPDYKGEWKPREISNPAYKGKWIHPEIDNPEYTADSEIYKYDSIGVIGLDLWQVKSGTIFDNFLITNDPNLAEEVGNDTWGKTKDAEKKMKESQEEEERKKREEDDMKKTEEAKDEEEEEEEKDEDEEEEEEEEEEGEEQEEEEEEDDGTDSKLKDEL; translated from the exons ATGACCGccctgccactgctgctgctgctggccgtGTCGGCCGCGTCGGTCCTGGCCGAGTCCTCTGTGTATCTGCGAGAGCAATTTGAAGATGGAG ATGCTTGGACGAGTCGCTGGGTGGAATCCAAGCACAAGTCAGACTATGGCAAGTTTGTCCTGACGGCAGGGAAGTTCTATGGAGATGCAGAGAAAGATAAAG gtctGCAGACGAGTCAGGACGCTCGCTTCTACGCCCTGTCAACCCGTTTTGATGACGTCAGCAACCAGGGCCAGTCTCTGGTCATCCAGTTCACGGTGAAACATGAGCAGAGCATCGACTGTGGTGGAGGCTACATTAAACTgttcccctcctccctcagccAGGAGGGCATGCATGGGGACTCTGTCTATAACATCATGTTTG gtCCCGATATTTGTGGCCCTGGCACAAAGAAGGTTCATGTTATCTTCAACTACAAAGGCAAGAACCATTTGATCAACAAGGACATCAGATGCAAG GATGATGAGTACAGCCACTTGTACACGTTGATCGTCAACCCTGACAACACCTACGAGGTCAAAATCGACAATAAGAAGGTTGAGTCTGGCAATCTGGAGGACGACTGGGACTTCCTGCCCCCCAAACAAATTAAGGACCCAGAAGCCAAAAAGCCAGAGGACTGGGATGACAGGGAGAAGATTCCCGACCCTGATGATAAGAAACCAGAG gacTGGGACAAACCTGAGAACATCCCTGATCCTGATGCTAAGAAGCCTGATGACTGGGACGACGAGATGGACGGAGAATGGGAGCCACCTATGGTCACTAACCCAGATTACAAG GGAGAGTGGAAGCCCAGAGAAATCAGTAATCCTGCCTACAAGGGCAAGTGGATCCATCCTGAGATTGACAACCCTGAGTACACAGCCGATTCTGAGATCTATAAATATGACAGCATTGGTGTGATTGGCCTGGACTTGTGGCAG gtCAAGTCTGGTACGATCTTCGACAACTTCCTGATCACCAATGATCCAAACCTGGCAGAGGAAGTCGGAAATGACACATGGGGAAAAACAAAG GAtgcagagaagaagatgaaggaaagccaagaggaggaggagagaaagaaacggGAGGAAGACGACATGAAGAAGACAGAAGAGGCaaaggacgaggaggaggaggaagaagagaaagatgaggatgaagaggaggaggaggaagaagaggaggagggggaagagcaggaggaagaggaggaggaagatgatggcACAGACTCTAAACTCAAGGATGAGTTATAA